One region of Eriocheir sinensis breed Jianghai 21 chromosome 36, ASM2467909v1, whole genome shotgun sequence genomic DNA includes:
- the LOC127007734 gene encoding uncharacterized protein LOC127007734 isoform X3: protein MASRDCQVCLEPYDDEKKRPRCFSCGHTLCTTCVADCLLRGALVCPFCRLPHAGNVSSATDVPVNYTVINLLQDSSYAHSSQRSDALLAEVKKEANEFTTNQLVTCNCKMTRLQDFQQRLNEQCSVHQVHVQALRSLVERHEGLLRDMTGAAERVAATISEGRDVKAKLEAAQAKVNVATNLLQVTAAHEEDSRYRNTVMEWDAAAQSLLQSQVVAAARELEFVTAAALQAVVERSMSAATAAVTPTKTFQPPPLQESPCLVEDVKWFLQPVTEPSNTQQLVEQVVKQARLVGSSVWAVVTTGGRTRCAKVVQRGDHLYLSALREGEPPLYSHTLPYEEVRGMVDEACPKVFMEVSWGGKVQGHAGIKLTSTATRTRHFFYLCSGELGPSYANTRLLEVESRGRLGERVWGGDYQANDGSGGAALQGFTMGELAAQSVTAGLVAGFCYGSEDHHKPSHFVVYNNDYPVAYEECPIGMVEDGIDLFRSVAKLSNIRDVTISDCGLLLTL from the exons ATGGCCTCCCGCGACTGCCAGGTGTGTTTGGAGCCGTACGACGATGAAAAGAAAAGGCCTCGCTGCTTCAGCTGCGGCCACACGCTGTGCACCACCTGCGTGGCTGACTGCCTCCTCCGCGGCGCTCTGGTGTGTCCTTTCTGCCGCCTCCCCCATGCCGGGAACGTCTCCAGTGCCACCGACGTCCCTGTCAACTACACAGTGATCAACCTGCTGCAGGACTCCTCCTACGCCCACTCCTCGCAGCGCTCCGACGCCTTGCTggcggaggtgaagaaggaagccAATGAATTCACAACAAACCAGCTGGTGACCTGCAATTGCAAGATGACGAGGCTACAAGACTTCCAGCAGCGCCTGAACGAGCAGTGCAGCGTTCACCAAGTGCACGTGCAGGCCCTCAGGTCCCTGGTGGAGCGGCACGAGGGCCTCCTGCGGGACATGACGGGCGCGGCGGAGCGTGTGGCCGCCACCATCTCCGAGGGCAGGGATGTGAAAGCCAAACTGGAGGCAGCGCAGGCCAAAGTGAACGTCGCCACCAACCTGCTGCAGGTGACGGCGGCGCACGAGGAGGACAGCCGCTACAGGAACACCGTGATGGAGTGGGACGCCGCGGCACAGAGCCTCCTGCAGTcccaggtggtggcggcggcgcgggaa CTGGAGTTCGTGACGGCCGCCGCCCTGCAGGCAGTGGTTGAGCGAAGTATGTCCGCTGCCACCGCGGCCGTCACCCCCACCAAAACGTTCCAGCCGCCGCCGCTGCAGgag AGCCCGTGCCTGGTGGAGGACGTGAAATGGTTTTTGCAGCCGGTGACCGAGCCGAGCAACACCCAGCAGCTAGTGGAGCAGGTTGTGAAGCAGGCGCGGCTGGTGGGCAGCAGTGTGTGGGCCGTAGTCACGACTGGCGGCAGGACTCGGTGTGCCAAGGTGGTGCAGCGCGGCGACCACCTCTACCTGTCAGCCCTGCGGGAAGGGGAGCCACCCCTCTACTCCCACACACTGCCG TACGAGGAGGTGCGGGGCATGGTGGATGAGGCGTGCCCCAAGGTGTTCATGGAGGTGTCCTGGGGCGGCAAGGTGCAGGGCCACGCTGGGATCAAGCTCACCAGCACGGCCACCAGGACCCGCCACTTCTTCTACCTGTGTTCGGGTGAGCTGGGTCCCTCTTACGCCAACACGCGCCTGCTGGAGGTGGAGAGCCGCGGCCGCCTAGGAGAGAGAGTGTGGGGCGGCGACTATCAGGCCAACGACGGCAGCGGGGGCGCGGCGCTGCAGGGCTTTACCATGGGCGAGTTGGCGGCACAGTCAGTGACGGCTGGCCTGGTGGCGGGTTTCTGCTACGGCAGCGAGGACCACCACAAGCCGTCACACTTCGTGGTCTACAATAACGACTACCCGGTGGCCTACGAAGAATGTCCCATCGGGATGGTGGAGGACGGCATCGACCTCTTCCGCTCCGTCGCCAAGCTGAGCAACATCCGCGACGTTACAATCAGCGACTGCGGTCTTTTGCTGACCCTGTGA
- the LOC127007734 gene encoding uncharacterized protein LOC127007734 isoform X1 yields the protein MFPSLSHSSSSLSASLALLFLPHDVSGAHHRHHSFPRTASEWERHNVTMWQQWWWWHYWPRPVPSLPRQGAVMASRDCQVCLEPYDDEKKRPRCFSCGHTLCTTCVADCLLRGALVCPFCRLPHAGNVSSATDVPVNYTVINLLQDSSYAHSSQRSDALLAEVKKEANEFTTNQLVTCNCKMTRLQDFQQRLNEQCSVHQVHVQALRSLVERHEGLLRDMTGAAERVAATISEGRDVKAKLEAAQAKVNVATNLLQVTAAHEEDSRYRNTVMEWDAAAQSLLQSQVVAAARELEFVTAAALQAVVERSMSAATAAVTPTKTFQPPPLQESPCLVEDVKWFLQPVTEPSNTQQLVEQVVKQARLVGSSVWAVVTTGGRTRCAKVVQRGDHLYLSALREGEPPLYSHTLPYEEVRGMVDEACPKVFMEVSWGGKVQGHAGIKLTSTATRTRHFFYLCSGELGPSYANTRLLEVESRGRLGERVWGGDYQANDGSGGAALQGFTMGELAAQSVTAGLVAGFCYGSEDHHKPSHFVVYNNDYPVAYEECPIGMVEDGIDLFRSVAKLSNIRDVTISDCGLLLTL from the exons ATGTTTCCCTCACTCTCACACAGCTCTAGCTCCCTCTCTGCCTCACTAGCTCTCTTGTTCCTCCCTCATGATGTGTCCGGAGCACATCACAGACATCACAGTTTCCCCCGCACAGCATCTGAATGGGAAAGACATAACGTAACGATGtggcaacagtggtggtggtggcattactggccccgccccgtcccgtctCTCccccggcag GGGGCGGTCATGGCCTCCCGCGACTGCCAGGTGTGTTTGGAGCCGTACGACGATGAAAAGAAAAGGCCTCGCTGCTTCAGCTGCGGCCACACGCTGTGCACCACCTGCGTGGCTGACTGCCTCCTCCGCGGCGCTCTGGTGTGTCCTTTCTGCCGCCTCCCCCATGCCGGGAACGTCTCCAGTGCCACCGACGTCCCTGTCAACTACACAGTGATCAACCTGCTGCAGGACTCCTCCTACGCCCACTCCTCGCAGCGCTCCGACGCCTTGCTggcggaggtgaagaaggaagccAATGAATTCACAACAAACCAGCTGGTGACCTGCAATTGCAAGATGACGAGGCTACAAGACTTCCAGCAGCGCCTGAACGAGCAGTGCAGCGTTCACCAAGTGCACGTGCAGGCCCTCAGGTCCCTGGTGGAGCGGCACGAGGGCCTCCTGCGGGACATGACGGGCGCGGCGGAGCGTGTGGCCGCCACCATCTCCGAGGGCAGGGATGTGAAAGCCAAACTGGAGGCAGCGCAGGCCAAAGTGAACGTCGCCACCAACCTGCTGCAGGTGACGGCGGCGCACGAGGAGGACAGCCGCTACAGGAACACCGTGATGGAGTGGGACGCCGCGGCACAGAGCCTCCTGCAGTcccaggtggtggcggcggcgcgggaa CTGGAGTTCGTGACGGCCGCCGCCCTGCAGGCAGTGGTTGAGCGAAGTATGTCCGCTGCCACCGCGGCCGTCACCCCCACCAAAACGTTCCAGCCGCCGCCGCTGCAGgag AGCCCGTGCCTGGTGGAGGACGTGAAATGGTTTTTGCAGCCGGTGACCGAGCCGAGCAACACCCAGCAGCTAGTGGAGCAGGTTGTGAAGCAGGCGCGGCTGGTGGGCAGCAGTGTGTGGGCCGTAGTCACGACTGGCGGCAGGACTCGGTGTGCCAAGGTGGTGCAGCGCGGCGACCACCTCTACCTGTCAGCCCTGCGGGAAGGGGAGCCACCCCTCTACTCCCACACACTGCCG TACGAGGAGGTGCGGGGCATGGTGGATGAGGCGTGCCCCAAGGTGTTCATGGAGGTGTCCTGGGGCGGCAAGGTGCAGGGCCACGCTGGGATCAAGCTCACCAGCACGGCCACCAGGACCCGCCACTTCTTCTACCTGTGTTCGGGTGAGCTGGGTCCCTCTTACGCCAACACGCGCCTGCTGGAGGTGGAGAGCCGCGGCCGCCTAGGAGAGAGAGTGTGGGGCGGCGACTATCAGGCCAACGACGGCAGCGGGGGCGCGGCGCTGCAGGGCTTTACCATGGGCGAGTTGGCGGCACAGTCAGTGACGGCTGGCCTGGTGGCGGGTTTCTGCTACGGCAGCGAGGACCACCACAAGCCGTCACACTTCGTGGTCTACAATAACGACTACCCGGTGGCCTACGAAGAATGTCCCATCGGGATGGTGGAGGACGGCATCGACCTCTTCCGCTCCGTCGCCAAGCTGAGCAACATCCGCGACGTTACAATCAGCGACTGCGGTCTTTTGCTGACCCTGTGA
- the LOC127007734 gene encoding uncharacterized protein LOC127007734 isoform X2, giving the protein MFPSLSHSSSSLSASLALLFLPHDVSGAHHRHHSFPRTASEWERHNVTMWQQWWWWHYWPRPVPSLPRQGAVMASRDCQVCLEPYDDEKKRPRCFSCGHTLCTTCVADCLLRGALVCPFCRLPHAGNVSSATDVPVNYTVINLLQDSSYAHSSQRSDALLAEVKKEANEFTTNQLVTCNCKMTRLQDFQQRLNEQCSVHQVHVQALRSLVERHEGLLRDMTGAAERVAATISEGRDVKAKLEAAQAKVNVATNLLQVTAAHEEDSRYRNTVMEWDAAAQSLLQSQVVAAARELEFVTAAALQAVVERSMSAATAAVTPTKTFQPPPLQEPVTEPSNTQQLVEQVVKQARLVGSSVWAVVTTGGRTRCAKVVQRGDHLYLSALREGEPPLYSHTLPYEEVRGMVDEACPKVFMEVSWGGKVQGHAGIKLTSTATRTRHFFYLCSGELGPSYANTRLLEVESRGRLGERVWGGDYQANDGSGGAALQGFTMGELAAQSVTAGLVAGFCYGSEDHHKPSHFVVYNNDYPVAYEECPIGMVEDGIDLFRSVAKLSNIRDVTISDCGLLLTL; this is encoded by the exons ATGTTTCCCTCACTCTCACACAGCTCTAGCTCCCTCTCTGCCTCACTAGCTCTCTTGTTCCTCCCTCATGATGTGTCCGGAGCACATCACAGACATCACAGTTTCCCCCGCACAGCATCTGAATGGGAAAGACATAACGTAACGATGtggcaacagtggtggtggtggcattactggccccgccccgtcccgtctCTCccccggcag GGGGCGGTCATGGCCTCCCGCGACTGCCAGGTGTGTTTGGAGCCGTACGACGATGAAAAGAAAAGGCCTCGCTGCTTCAGCTGCGGCCACACGCTGTGCACCACCTGCGTGGCTGACTGCCTCCTCCGCGGCGCTCTGGTGTGTCCTTTCTGCCGCCTCCCCCATGCCGGGAACGTCTCCAGTGCCACCGACGTCCCTGTCAACTACACAGTGATCAACCTGCTGCAGGACTCCTCCTACGCCCACTCCTCGCAGCGCTCCGACGCCTTGCTggcggaggtgaagaaggaagccAATGAATTCACAACAAACCAGCTGGTGACCTGCAATTGCAAGATGACGAGGCTACAAGACTTCCAGCAGCGCCTGAACGAGCAGTGCAGCGTTCACCAAGTGCACGTGCAGGCCCTCAGGTCCCTGGTGGAGCGGCACGAGGGCCTCCTGCGGGACATGACGGGCGCGGCGGAGCGTGTGGCCGCCACCATCTCCGAGGGCAGGGATGTGAAAGCCAAACTGGAGGCAGCGCAGGCCAAAGTGAACGTCGCCACCAACCTGCTGCAGGTGACGGCGGCGCACGAGGAGGACAGCCGCTACAGGAACACCGTGATGGAGTGGGACGCCGCGGCACAGAGCCTCCTGCAGTcccaggtggtggcggcggcgcgggaa CTGGAGTTCGTGACGGCCGCCGCCCTGCAGGCAGTGGTTGAGCGAAGTATGTCCGCTGCCACCGCGGCCGTCACCCCCACCAAAACGTTCCAGCCGCCGCCGCTGCAGgag CCGGTGACCGAGCCGAGCAACACCCAGCAGCTAGTGGAGCAGGTTGTGAAGCAGGCGCGGCTGGTGGGCAGCAGTGTGTGGGCCGTAGTCACGACTGGCGGCAGGACTCGGTGTGCCAAGGTGGTGCAGCGCGGCGACCACCTCTACCTGTCAGCCCTGCGGGAAGGGGAGCCACCCCTCTACTCCCACACACTGCCG TACGAGGAGGTGCGGGGCATGGTGGATGAGGCGTGCCCCAAGGTGTTCATGGAGGTGTCCTGGGGCGGCAAGGTGCAGGGCCACGCTGGGATCAAGCTCACCAGCACGGCCACCAGGACCCGCCACTTCTTCTACCTGTGTTCGGGTGAGCTGGGTCCCTCTTACGCCAACACGCGCCTGCTGGAGGTGGAGAGCCGCGGCCGCCTAGGAGAGAGAGTGTGGGGCGGCGACTATCAGGCCAACGACGGCAGCGGGGGCGCGGCGCTGCAGGGCTTTACCATGGGCGAGTTGGCGGCACAGTCAGTGACGGCTGGCCTGGTGGCGGGTTTCTGCTACGGCAGCGAGGACCACCACAAGCCGTCACACTTCGTGGTCTACAATAACGACTACCCGGTGGCCTACGAAGAATGTCCCATCGGGATGGTGGAGGACGGCATCGACCTCTTCCGCTCCGTCGCCAAGCTGAGCAACATCCGCGACGTTACAATCAGCGACTGCGGTCTTTTGCTGACCCTGTGA